The Deltaproteobacteria bacterium genome has a window encoding:
- a CDS encoding 3-octaprenyl-4-hydroxybenzoate carboxy-lyase encodes PPQEDTMFGAFIHELTAELVPQVFGGVHEVHAVDAAGVHPLLLAVGSERYVPYAGERQPQELITNGLSLLGTTQTSLSKYVILAAREDNPALSCHDVPAFFRHVLERLDLGRDLHFITRTTMDTLDYSGISLNQGSKVLWTAAGSPKRVLATRLPDKLPLPEGFHSLRFFTPGILVLSGPPHAQPRDTQDPAMDDLCRALEQGPELDGFPLLVVADDAAFTAASWENFLWVTFTRSDPATDTYGLHGATHCKHWGCRSMVVDARLKTYHAPPLENVPEIEKKVDALALPGGPLYGIL; translated from the coding sequence CCGCCCCAGGAGGACACCATGTTCGGGGCGTTTATCCATGAACTGACCGCGGAGCTGGTCCCCCAGGTTTTTGGCGGGGTGCACGAGGTCCATGCCGTGGACGCAGCCGGCGTCCATCCGTTGCTGCTGGCCGTGGGCAGCGAACGCTATGTGCCCTATGCTGGCGAGCGTCAGCCGCAGGAATTGATCACCAACGGCCTGTCGCTTTTGGGCACGACCCAGACCTCGCTGTCCAAATACGTGATCCTGGCCGCGCGCGAGGATAACCCCGCCCTGTCCTGCCACGACGTGCCCGCGTTTTTCCGGCATGTGCTGGAACGGCTCGATCTGGGGCGCGACCTGCATTTCATCACTCGTACGACCATGGATACCCTGGATTATTCCGGCATCAGCCTCAATCAGGGCTCCAAGGTCTTGTGGACGGCGGCTGGCAGCCCCAAACGCGTTTTGGCCACACGTCTTCCGGACAAATTGCCTTTGCCGGAGGGCTTTCACTCGCTGCGGTTTTTCACCCCGGGTATTTTGGTTTTGTCCGGCCCGCCCCACGCCCAGCCCCGCGACACCCAGGACCCAGCCATGGACGACCTGTGCCGCGCGTTGGAGCAGGGGCCGGAACTGGACGGCTTTCCGCTTCTCGTCGTGGCCGATGACGCGGCGTTCACGGCCGCGTCGTGGGAGAATTTTTTGTGGGTCACGTTTACCCGGTCCGACCCGGCCACGGACACCTACGGACTGCACGGGGCAACCCACTGCAAGCATTGGGGATGCCGGAGCATGGTCGTTGACGCGCGGCTGAAGACCTATCACGCGCCGCCGCTCGAGAATGTGCCAGAAATCGAAAAAAAGGTGGACGCGCTTGCCCTGCCCGGCGGACCTTTGTATGGAATCCTCTAA